The following are encoded together in the Chlorocebus sabaeus isolate Y175 chromosome 12, mChlSab1.0.hap1, whole genome shotgun sequence genome:
- the FAM219A gene encoding protein FAM219A isoform X12, which yields MMEEIDRFQDPTAASISDGDCDAREEKQRELARKGSLKNGSMGSPVNQQPKKNNVMARTRLVVPNKGYSSLDQSPDEKPLVALDTDSDDDFDMSRYSSSGYSSAEINQDLNIQLLKDGYRLDEIPDDEDLDLIPPKSVNPTCMCCQATSSTACHIQ from the exons GACCCAACCGCTGCCTCCATCTCAGACGGAGACTGTGACGCCCGGGAGG AGAAGCAGCGGGAACTGGCCCGGAAGGGCTCCCTGAAGAATGGCAGCATGGGTAGCCCTGTCAACCAGCAACCCAAGAAGAACAATGTCATGGCCCGAACAAG gctggttgTCCCCAATAAAGGCTACTCCTCGCTTGACCAGAGCCCCGATGAGAAGCCACTGGTAGCCCTTGACACGGACAG CGATGATGACTTTGATATGTCTAGATACTCCTCCTCCGGCTACTCCTCTGCTGAG ATCAACCAAGATTTGAACATCCAGCTGCTGAAGGATGGCTATCGGTTAGATGAGATCCCCGACGACGAGGACCTAGACCTCATCCCCCCCAAGTCCGTGAACCCCACCTGCATGTGCTGCCAGGCCACGTCCTCCACCGCCTGCCACATTCAGTAG
- the FAM219A gene encoding protein FAM219A isoform X3, producing the protein MMEEIDRFQDPTAASISDGDCDAREGESVAMNYKPSPLQVKLGKEGNYSSLQEPETLRGISEAKDVPEKQRELARKGSLKNGSMGSPVNQQPKKNNVMARTRLVVPNKGYSSLDQSPDEKPLVALDTDSDDDFDMSRYSSSGYSSAEQINQDLNIQLLKDGYRLDEIPDDEDLDLIPPKSVNPTCMCCQATSSTACHIQ; encoded by the exons GACCCAACCGCTGCCTCCATCTCAGACGGAGACTGTGACGCCCGGGAGGGTGAGTCAGTAGCCATGAATTACAAACCATCCCCGCTCCAAGTGAAGCTGG GCAAAGAGGGCAATTACAGTTCTCTGCAGGAGCCTGAAACTCTAAGAGGCATCTCTGAAGCCAAGGACGTTCCAG AGAAGCAGCGGGAACTGGCCCGGAAGGGCTCCCTGAAGAATGGCAGCATGGGTAGCCCTGTCAACCAGCAACCCAAGAAGAACAATGTCATGGCCCGAACAAG gctggttgTCCCCAATAAAGGCTACTCCTCGCTTGACCAGAGCCCCGATGAGAAGCCACTGGTAGCCCTTGACACGGACAG CGATGATGACTTTGATATGTCTAGATACTCCTCCTCCGGCTACTCCTCTGCTGAG CAGATCAACCAAGATTTGAACATCCAGCTGCTGAAGGATGGCTATCGGTTAGATGAGATCCCCGACGACGAGGACCTAGACCTCATCCCCCCCAAGTCCGTGAACCCCACCTGCATGTGCTGCCAGGCCACGTCCTCCACCGCCTGCCACATTCAGTAG
- the FAM219A gene encoding protein FAM219A isoform X2 — MMEEIDRFQVPTAHSEMQPLDPTAASISDGDCDAREGESVAMNYKPSPLQVKLGKEGNYSSLQEPETLRGISEAKDVPEKQRELARKGSLKNGSMGSPVNQQPKKNNVMARTRLVVPNKGYSSLDQSPDEKPLVALDTDSDDDFDMSRYSSSGYSSAEINQDLNIQLLKDGYRLDEIPDDEDLDLIPPKSVNPTCMCCQATSSTACHIQ; from the exons GACCCAACCGCTGCCTCCATCTCAGACGGAGACTGTGACGCCCGGGAGGGTGAGTCAGTAGCCATGAATTACAAACCATCCCCGCTCCAAGTGAAGCTGG GCAAAGAGGGCAATTACAGTTCTCTGCAGGAGCCTGAAACTCTAAGAGGCATCTCTGAAGCCAAGGACGTTCCAG AGAAGCAGCGGGAACTGGCCCGGAAGGGCTCCCTGAAGAATGGCAGCATGGGTAGCCCTGTCAACCAGCAACCCAAGAAGAACAATGTCATGGCCCGAACAAG gctggttgTCCCCAATAAAGGCTACTCCTCGCTTGACCAGAGCCCCGATGAGAAGCCACTGGTAGCCCTTGACACGGACAG CGATGATGACTTTGATATGTCTAGATACTCCTCCTCCGGCTACTCCTCTGCTGAG ATCAACCAAGATTTGAACATCCAGCTGCTGAAGGATGGCTATCGGTTAGATGAGATCCCCGACGACGAGGACCTAGACCTCATCCCCCCCAAGTCCGTGAACCCCACCTGCATGTGCTGCCAGGCCACGTCCTCCACCGCCTGCCACATTCAGTAG
- the FAM219A gene encoding protein FAM219A isoform X4 encodes MMEEIDRFQVPTAHSEMQPLDPTAASISDGDCDAREGKEGNYSSLQEPETLRGISEAKDVPEKQRELARKGSLKNGSMGSPVNQQPKKNNVMARTRLVVPNKGYSSLDQSPDEKPLVALDTDSDDDFDMSRYSSSGYSSAEQINQDLNIQLLKDGYRLDEIPDDEDLDLIPPKSVNPTCMCCQATSSTACHIQ; translated from the exons GACCCAACCGCTGCCTCCATCTCAGACGGAGACTGTGACGCCCGGGAGG GCAAAGAGGGCAATTACAGTTCTCTGCAGGAGCCTGAAACTCTAAGAGGCATCTCTGAAGCCAAGGACGTTCCAG AGAAGCAGCGGGAACTGGCCCGGAAGGGCTCCCTGAAGAATGGCAGCATGGGTAGCCCTGTCAACCAGCAACCCAAGAAGAACAATGTCATGGCCCGAACAAG gctggttgTCCCCAATAAAGGCTACTCCTCGCTTGACCAGAGCCCCGATGAGAAGCCACTGGTAGCCCTTGACACGGACAG CGATGATGACTTTGATATGTCTAGATACTCCTCCTCCGGCTACTCCTCTGCTGAG CAGATCAACCAAGATTTGAACATCCAGCTGCTGAAGGATGGCTATCGGTTAGATGAGATCCCCGACGACGAGGACCTAGACCTCATCCCCCCCAAGTCCGTGAACCCCACCTGCATGTGCTGCCAGGCCACGTCCTCCACCGCCTGCCACATTCAGTAG
- the FAM219A gene encoding protein FAM219A isoform X8 codes for MMEEIDRFQDPTAASISDGDCDAREGESVAMNYKPSPLQVKLEKQRELARKGSLKNGSMGSPVNQQPKKNNVMARTRLVVPNKGYSSLDQSPDEKPLVALDTDSDDDFDMSRYSSSGYSSAEINQDLNIQLLKDGYRLDEIPDDEDLDLIPPKSVNPTCMCCQATSSTACHIQ; via the exons GACCCAACCGCTGCCTCCATCTCAGACGGAGACTGTGACGCCCGGGAGGGTGAGTCAGTAGCCATGAATTACAAACCATCCCCGCTCCAAGTGAAGCTGG AGAAGCAGCGGGAACTGGCCCGGAAGGGCTCCCTGAAGAATGGCAGCATGGGTAGCCCTGTCAACCAGCAACCCAAGAAGAACAATGTCATGGCCCGAACAAG gctggttgTCCCCAATAAAGGCTACTCCTCGCTTGACCAGAGCCCCGATGAGAAGCCACTGGTAGCCCTTGACACGGACAG CGATGATGACTTTGATATGTCTAGATACTCCTCCTCCGGCTACTCCTCTGCTGAG ATCAACCAAGATTTGAACATCCAGCTGCTGAAGGATGGCTATCGGTTAGATGAGATCCCCGACGACGAGGACCTAGACCTCATCCCCCCCAAGTCCGTGAACCCCACCTGCATGTGCTGCCAGGCCACGTCCTCCACCGCCTGCCACATTCAGTAG
- the FAM219A gene encoding protein FAM219A isoform X1, with translation MMEEIDRFQVPTAHSEMQPLDPTAASISDGDCDAREGESVAMNYKPSPLQVKLGKEGNYSSLQEPETLRGISEAKDVPEKQRELARKGSLKNGSMGSPVNQQPKKNNVMARTRLVVPNKGYSSLDQSPDEKPLVALDTDSDDDFDMSRYSSSGYSSAEQINQDLNIQLLKDGYRLDEIPDDEDLDLIPPKSVNPTCMCCQATSSTACHIQ, from the exons GACCCAACCGCTGCCTCCATCTCAGACGGAGACTGTGACGCCCGGGAGGGTGAGTCAGTAGCCATGAATTACAAACCATCCCCGCTCCAAGTGAAGCTGG GCAAAGAGGGCAATTACAGTTCTCTGCAGGAGCCTGAAACTCTAAGAGGCATCTCTGAAGCCAAGGACGTTCCAG AGAAGCAGCGGGAACTGGCCCGGAAGGGCTCCCTGAAGAATGGCAGCATGGGTAGCCCTGTCAACCAGCAACCCAAGAAGAACAATGTCATGGCCCGAACAAG gctggttgTCCCCAATAAAGGCTACTCCTCGCTTGACCAGAGCCCCGATGAGAAGCCACTGGTAGCCCTTGACACGGACAG CGATGATGACTTTGATATGTCTAGATACTCCTCCTCCGGCTACTCCTCTGCTGAG CAGATCAACCAAGATTTGAACATCCAGCTGCTGAAGGATGGCTATCGGTTAGATGAGATCCCCGACGACGAGGACCTAGACCTCATCCCCCCCAAGTCCGTGAACCCCACCTGCATGTGCTGCCAGGCCACGTCCTCCACCGCCTGCCACATTCAGTAG
- the FAM219A gene encoding protein FAM219A isoform X7: protein MMEEIDRFQDPTAASISDGDCDAREGKEGNYSSLQEPETLRGISEAKDVPEKQRELARKGSLKNGSMGSPVNQQPKKNNVMARTRLVVPNKGYSSLDQSPDEKPLVALDTDSDDDFDMSRYSSSGYSSAEQINQDLNIQLLKDGYRLDEIPDDEDLDLIPPKSVNPTCMCCQATSSTACHIQ, encoded by the exons GACCCAACCGCTGCCTCCATCTCAGACGGAGACTGTGACGCCCGGGAGG GCAAAGAGGGCAATTACAGTTCTCTGCAGGAGCCTGAAACTCTAAGAGGCATCTCTGAAGCCAAGGACGTTCCAG AGAAGCAGCGGGAACTGGCCCGGAAGGGCTCCCTGAAGAATGGCAGCATGGGTAGCCCTGTCAACCAGCAACCCAAGAAGAACAATGTCATGGCCCGAACAAG gctggttgTCCCCAATAAAGGCTACTCCTCGCTTGACCAGAGCCCCGATGAGAAGCCACTGGTAGCCCTTGACACGGACAG CGATGATGACTTTGATATGTCTAGATACTCCTCCTCCGGCTACTCCTCTGCTGAG CAGATCAACCAAGATTTGAACATCCAGCTGCTGAAGGATGGCTATCGGTTAGATGAGATCCCCGACGACGAGGACCTAGACCTCATCCCCCCCAAGTCCGTGAACCCCACCTGCATGTGCTGCCAGGCCACGTCCTCCACCGCCTGCCACATTCAGTAG
- the FAM219A gene encoding protein FAM219A isoform X11, with protein MMEEIDRFQDPTAASISDGDCDAREEKQRELARKGSLKNGSMGSPVNQQPKKNNVMARTRLVVPNKGYSSLDQSPDEKPLVALDTDSDDDFDMSRYSSSGYSSAEQINQDLNIQLLKDGYRLDEIPDDEDLDLIPPKSVNPTCMCCQATSSTACHIQ; from the exons GACCCAACCGCTGCCTCCATCTCAGACGGAGACTGTGACGCCCGGGAGG AGAAGCAGCGGGAACTGGCCCGGAAGGGCTCCCTGAAGAATGGCAGCATGGGTAGCCCTGTCAACCAGCAACCCAAGAAGAACAATGTCATGGCCCGAACAAG gctggttgTCCCCAATAAAGGCTACTCCTCGCTTGACCAGAGCCCCGATGAGAAGCCACTGGTAGCCCTTGACACGGACAG CGATGATGACTTTGATATGTCTAGATACTCCTCCTCCGGCTACTCCTCTGCTGAG CAGATCAACCAAGATTTGAACATCCAGCTGCTGAAGGATGGCTATCGGTTAGATGAGATCCCCGACGACGAGGACCTAGACCTCATCCCCCCCAAGTCCGTGAACCCCACCTGCATGTGCTGCCAGGCCACGTCCTCCACCGCCTGCCACATTCAGTAG